One window from the genome of Rhinolophus ferrumequinum isolate MPI-CBG mRhiFer1 chromosome 10, mRhiFer1_v1.p, whole genome shotgun sequence encodes:
- the LOC117029208 gene encoding thymosin beta-4-like, with the protein MSKKSDVAETEKFNKSKLKKTEMQEKNPLLSKERIE; encoded by the coding sequence ATGTCTAAAAAATCTGATGTGGCTGAGACTGAGAAATTCAATAAgtcaaaattgaagaagacagaaatgcaagagaaaaaTCCATTGCTTTCAAAAGAAAGGATTGAATAA